The Actinomycetota bacterium genome includes the window GCTGCTCGCCCACCCGGCCGGGCCCCGCCAAATCCAGGAACGGCGGTAGCCTTGTCCTCGTGCGCATCTGTTACTCGCGCTGGGACGGCACCCAGGACCCCTTCGGCCCGGACCTGTCCGCCGGCGACCTCCTGGACTCGATGTCGCAGGAGATCCTGTCCGGCGCGGGCGCGGACTCGGCCCTGTCCCGACTGCTCCGCCGGGGCATCCGGGGGCAGTCCTCGGGCCTCGACTCGCTGCGGGCGCGGCTCCGGCAGGCCCGGCGCGGTGAGCAGGACCGGCTGAACCTGGCCGGGCCGCTGGAGGACATCCGGGAGCGTCTCGAGTCGATCCTGGAACGGGAACGCACCACGCTGTCGTTCCAGGCCGAGGACGACGCCCGGATGCGGGAGACCTTCCTGGACTCGTTGCCGGCCGACATGCCGGGCAAGATCCGCGAGCTCCGCGACCACCGGTTCGTGGACCCGCAGGCCCAGCGCGAGTTCGACGAGCTCATGGAGTTCCTGAAGGAGCAGGTCCTGGGGAGCTACTTCCGGAACGTCACCCAGGGCATGCAGAACCTCTCGCCGGAGGACCTCCAGCGCCTGGCCAGCATGCTGTCCGAGCTGAACGAGATGATCGAGGCGCGGGACCGGGGCGACCCCGTCGACTTCGAGGGGTTCATGCAGCGGTACGGGGACATGTTCCCGGAGAACCCCCGGTCGCTCGACGAGCTGCTGGAGCAGATGGCCCGGCGGATGGCCGCGCTGTCCCGCCTGATGGCGTCGCTGTCGGCCGAGCAGCGCCGCGAGCTCCAGGAGCTGGCCGAGCAGCTCCTCCAGGACATGGACCTGGCCTTCGAGGCGGACCGGCTGGCCCAGAACCTCTCGGGGCTGTTCCCGGACATGCCGTGGGGCGAGCCGGTCATGGCGGGCGGCGAGGACGCCATGCCCATGGCGGCGACGGTCGACGCCCTGGAGCGCATGCACGACTACGAGGACCTGGACCGGTCGCTGCGCGGGGACTACGCGGGCGCGGCCCTGGAGGACGTGGACGAGGACGCCCTCCGCCGGACCCTCGGCGACGACGCCGTCCGGGACCTCCGCCGGCTGAAGGAGGTCGAACGCGCCCTGGAGCAGGCCGGGCTGGTCAGCAGGAGGCAGGGCCGCCTCGAGGTCACGCCGAAGGGCGCCCGGAAGCTTGGGGAACGGGCGCTGGTGCGGGTGTTCGAGCACCTCCGGCGGGACCGCGAGGCCGTGCACGAGGCCCGCGATCCCGGGGGCCTGGCCGAGCCCACCGGGCAGACCCGGCCGTGGCAGTTCGGCGACACCGGCCAGATCGCCGTGCAGCGGACGGTGTTCAACGCGGTCCTGCGGGACGGTCCGTCACCCCAGCCTCGCCTGGAGGCGGAGGACTTCGAGCTGGTGGAGGCGGAAGCGAGGACCGAGGCCGCGACGGCGCTGCTGCTGGACCTGTCGTTCTCCATGCCGCTTCGGGGGCACTTCGTCCCGGCCAAGCGGATGGCCCTGGCGCTGCACGCGCTGATCGAGGGGCGGTACCCCCACGACACGCTGTACCTCATCGGGTTCTCGGACTACGCCCGCCGGATGCAGCCGGAGGACCTCACCGCGGCGGGGTGGGAGCGCGTGTACGGGACGAACATGCAGCACGCGTTCAACCTGGCGGGGCGGCTTCTGGCACAGCATCCCCGGGCCACCCGCCAGGTCATCATGGTCACCGACGGCGAGCCCACCGCGCACCTGGTGGGGGAGCGGGTGGAGTTCGCCTGGCCGCCGGTTCCCGAGACCATCCATTTGACCCTCCAGGAAGCCATGCGGCTGGCCCGGGCCGGGGTCACCCTGAACGTGTTCATGCTGGAGGACTCGCCGGGCCTGGCCCGGTTCATGGAACGGCTGGCCCGGCTCACCAACGGGCGGGTGTTCCTGATGAGCGGCGACGCGCTCGGCGAGTTCGTCGTGCGCGACTACGTCCGCCGTCGCGCGCGCTGAGCCGGTGCCGATGGGGCCGTCGGCGCCCGCGGAGCGGCATTTCTCGCGGGAGGAGATCGAGCGGGCCCGCGCGTACCACCGTCCGCTGTATGCGTCGTTCGCGGCGTCGGCCGCCCTCGGCGTGGGGTACCTGGCCGCGGTGACGTCCTCCGCGGCCGGACGGTGGTTGGCCGCGCCGGTCGACGATCTTTCGAGGTGGGCCTTCGCGGCGGCCTTCCCGGCGTTGGTGGTGGTGGCCGGTGCGGTGCTGCGGTTCCCACTGTCGTTCTGGCGTGGGTACGTCCACGAGCACCGGTGGGGCTTCTCGACGCAGTCGCCGGCCGGCTTCGTGTCGGACTGGGCCATGGGCCTCGCGGTGTCGGTGGCCCTGACCGGGGCGGCCGTGATGGCGTTCGTCGAGCTGGCCTCGCGGTTCCCGAGGACCTGGCGGCTGATCGCGGCGCCCGCCGCCGCCGGGCTGGCCGTGGTGCTCTCCTTCCTCGCGCCGGTGGTGTTCGAGCCGATGTTCAACCGGTTCCGGCCCCTGGCCGACGAGCAGCTGGCGGCGGACCTCCGGGCGCTGTCGCGCCGGGCCGGCGTCCCGGTCCGCGAGGTGCTGGTGGCCGACGCCAGCCGCAGGACCCACAAGGAGAACGCCTACGTGTCGGGACTCGGCCGTACCCGGCGGGTGGTCGTCTACGACACGCTCCTGGCGCGGGGAAGCCCGCAGGAGGTCCGGCTGGTGGTGGCGCACGAGCTGGGCCACCGCCGAGAGCGCCACGTCGCGCTCGCCACCGCGCTGGGAGCCGCCGGGGCCGCCGTGGCCGTGGTCGTGCTGTGGCTGCTGCTGCGATGGCACCCGGTCCTGGCGGCCTCGGGCGCGACCGGCCCGGCCGATCCCCGGATCGCTCCGCTCCTGCTGCTCGCGGCCACGGCCATGGAGCTGGTGACCCTGCCCTTCGGGGCCGCCGTCAGCCGGCGATGGGAAGCCGCCGCGGACCGGGCCTCGATCGAGCTCACCGGCGACCCGGACGGGTTCGCCGGGATGGAACGGAACCTGGCCGTGGCGAACCTCCTGGACCTGGCCCCCAGCCGCCCGGTGTACCTGCTGCTGTTCAGCCACCCCACGCCGGCCGAGAGGATCGAGGCCGCGATGGCCGGGGGGTGACGCCCGGTCGCCCCTGTCTTGACCATCGGGCGCCGACCCTCGATAGTCGGCTCCGTTGAATACAGCACGTGGTTCGACCAGTCGGCGGAGGCGTCGACTCGGCACGATCGTCGCATCCCTCTCGCTCATGGCGTCGGCGGTCGCAGTGGCGACGCCGGCAGCCGCCTCCGCCCGCGCCTCCGCCCGGACGGTGTCTGTCACGTCGCACGGCGAGACTGTCGATGTGACCGTGCACCCGCCGTCGGGGATCCTCCCGCCTCGCGGGGCGGCCACCCCAAAGACGAACCCGAGCGCGAACCTCAGCTACCACGGCGGCACCAGCGGGATCGGCGTCACGACGGGGGGGCCGAAGGTCTACATCGTGTACTGGGGGTCCCAGTGGGGGACGCAGACCACGGGGAGCGACGGGTACCAGCACTTCTCGGGCGACCCCCAGGGCATGGCGCCGGTCCAGCAGGCCTTCTTCGCGGGGGTCGGCACGGGAGGCGAGGAGTGGAGCGGCGTGCCGACCCAGTACTGCGAAGGCGTGCCGTCCGGCTCCAAGTCCTGCCCGTCGAGCGCGACGCACGTCGGGTACCCCACGGGCGGGGCGCTGGCGGGCGTGTGGGAGGACGCCTCGGCGGCGGCACCCGCCAAGGCGACCCAGCCGCAGATCGCTGCGGAGGCGGTTCTCGCCGCCACGCACTTCGGGAATACGGACCCGGCTTCGAACCGGAATGCCCAGTACGTCGTCACGTCGCCCACCGGCACCAAGCCCTATCTCTTCCCCTACAGCGCGTGCGCGTGGCATGACTGGACCTCGTCGGTGAACGGTCCGCTCCCGTACACGAACATGCCCTATATCACGGACGCCGGCGCGGGGTGCGGCGCCGACGCGGTCAACTCCGGTTCCGGGGGGACCCTGGACGGCGTCACCATCGTGGGCGGGCACGAGTACGCGGAGACCATCACCGACCAGCTCCCCCCGGGAGGATGGCTGGACAGCATCGGGAACGAGAACGCGGACAAGTGCGCCTGGAGGACCACCCCGCCTGGGGCGATGCAGAACATCACGCTGACCACGGGGACCTTCCCGGTGCAGGGGAGCTGGGCCAACGACTCACCGAACGCGAACGGCTGCGAGATCTTCCACCCGGTCGTGACCAACAGCCCCGACTTCACGATCTCTGCGTCGCCGACCACCCTGTCCGTCGACTCGGGCGCTTCCGGGCAGACCACCATCACCACGGCGGCGCTGAACGGTTACAACGCAGCGATCACGCTGTCGGTCAACGGCCTGCCGGTCGGCGCCTCGGCAAGCTTCTCGCCGAACCCGATCGCCGCACCCGGGTCGGGAACCTCCACCATGACGATCGACTCCGGAAACGCTGCCGCGGGGACGTATCCCCTCACGGTGTCCGGTTCCGACGGGACGATCACCCACATCACGTCGGTGTCGTTCACGATCTCCGCGGGCGTCCCGCAGCTGCTGGGCAACCCGGGCTTCGAGAACGGCGCGTCGAACCCGGCGCCCTGGATCATCACTGGCGGCGTTATCAACAGCTCGTCTTCGGAGCCCCCCCACGGGGGGACGTGGGACGCATGGCTGGGCGGGCACGGCACCACGCACACCGACACCCTGTACCAGCAGGTCTCCATCCCCTCGGGGGTGAGCACGGCGACGCTGTCATTGTTCCTGCACATCGACACGGCCGACACCTCCACGACGGCACACGACCAGATGCGGCTGCAGATCCTCGACTCCTCGGGGACGCTGCTGAAGAACCTGGCCTCGTACTCCAACCTGAACGCGGCCTCCGGCTACTCGAAGAAGACCTTCGACGTGGCCTCGTTCGCGGGGCAGACCATCCGGGTGTTCGTAGTGGTGAAGGAGAACGCGTCGCTCCCGACGTCGTTCGTGACGGACGACTTCGCGCTGAACACGACCTGAGGCAGCGGCGCGTTACGCCGGGTCCCACCACAGGGTGACGGCGCGCTGCTCGGGCGGGCCGATGCCCCACCTGCCGCCGGATTGCCACAGGCGATCGCCGAGCGCCTCCGCCACCTCGGCGTCGCGGTCGGGCATCAGGCAGAGCCGCCGGCGGGCCGTCGCCACCGACGCCTCGCGGCTCTCGTGGCCGAGCCGCGGGAGGATCCAGTCGTCCCGGCCGGGATCGAGTCCCAGCTCGCGGAGCGCTTCCTCCAGGTCGTCGGCGGTGGGGTGGTCCGGCCGCTCCAGGTCCCAGAACCGCTTCCACAGGTCGTTCATCCAGGCTCGGGGATGCTCCCGGGTGACCTCGACCACCACCCGGGCGCGGGCTCGTTCCGTCATCGCATCCACGAAGGGCCGGAGGTCCTGGGCGTTGTACAGGACGTGCGCGCACAGCACGACGTCCGCGGGATCGACCTCCGCGGCGGCGTCCGGCCAGGCTCCCCGGACGGCTGCGAAGCCCACGCCGGTGGCCGTCGCGAGCTCTGCGAACGAGGCCAGCATGTCCTCCATCGGGTCCACCGCCGTGATGAACGCGACCCGGGGAACGAGCGCCAGCGACGCGGCTCCCGACCCCGAGCCGACGTCGACGACCGAGCCGCCCTCCGGCAGCGCGTCGAGGGCACGCCGCGCCGACGGGGACGAAGATGGCGACCCGGTGGCGCCGGCGGCAGGGCCCGCGGTGGCGGCTTCGGCCCGTCCCCGGAACACCTGCACCGGATAGGTCCACGGCGATTCGGGGGCGGCCCGCAGGATGTCCTCGGGGATGGCCCAGGACCGGAGGGCCTCACCCCACCGCTCGACGGCGCCCATCGCGCTCACCGCGCTCACCGGCTAGGACCGGTACGCGGCCCGCAGGACCTTCTTGTCGAACTTCCCCACGCTGGTCTTGGGGATCTCCGAGACGAACTCGACACGGTCGGGCAGCCACCACTTCGGGAACAGCGGCTCCAGGTGTTCGACGAGCTCCTCCTGCGTGGCCGTCGTGCCCTCCTTCAGCACCACGCACGCCAGGGGGCGCTCGCCCCATCGCTCGTCGGGGATGGCGATGACGGCGGCCTCCAGCACCGCCGGGTGGCCCATGAGGGCGGACTCCAGCTCGATCGTGGAGACCCACTCGCCGCCCGACTTCACCAGGTCCTTGGTCCGGTCCACGATGTGCAGGAACCCGTGCTCGTCGATCACCGCGACGTCGCCGGTCCGCAGCCACCCATCCTCGGTGAAGCTCTCCACCCGCTCCTCGGGGTGGTAGTACGCGGAGGCAACCCAGTTCCCGCTGACCTGGATCTCGCCCATGGACTTCCCGTCCCGGGGGACCTCCTGGCCGGTCGCCACGTCCACCACGCGGGCCCGGAGGCCGGGCACCGGCATGCCCTGCTTGGCCCGGACGCGGAGCTGCTCCTGCTCGGGGAGCTGCTCGAGGGCGGGGGTGAGGCGGGACAGCGACGCCACCGGGCCGGTCTCGGTCATTCCCCAGCCCTGGATCATGGCCACCCCCACGGTGCGCTGGAATCCTTCGATCAGCGACTTCGGCACCGCCGAGCCGCCCGCGGTGATACAGCGGATCGACGAGACGTCGCGCGGCTCTTTCTGGAGGTGTTGGAGGAGCCCGATCCACACGGTGGGGACGCCGGCCAGGACGGTGACCCGTTCGGTCTCGATGAGCTCCGCCAGCGACGCCGGGTCCGCGCTGAACTGCCCGGCGAACACCTGCCGCGCGCCCGCCATCGTCGCCGCGTACGGCATTCCCCAGGCATTGGCGTGGAACATGGGCACCACCGGCAGCACGGCGTCGTGGTCGGTGATCCCGATGGCGCCGGCCTGGTTGACCATGGTGGCGTGCAGGACCATCGAGCGGTGCGAGTACACGACGCCCTTCGGGTTCCCGGTGGTGCCGGAGGTATAGGCCATGCTGCAGGCGTCGTCCTCGTCCAGGTCTGGCCAGGAGAACTCCGGCGACGCGGCCTCCAGCAGCTCCTCGTAGTCCCTGGCCCCACCACTGGACACCCCGGCGGTTTCGGCCTCGGAACCGCCCATGACCACGATGTGCTCCACCGTCTTCAGGTTCGGGATCACCTTCTCGAACACCGGGAGCAGCGTGGCGTCGACACAGACCACGCGATCCTCGGCGTGGTTGGCGATCCAGGCGATCTGGTCCGGGTGCAGCCGGATGTTCAGCGTGTGCAGCACCGAGCCCATGCAGGGGACCGCGAAGTACAGCTCCAGGTGCCGCCAGTTGTTCCAGGCGAACGACGCGACGCGATCGCCGGGCCCGACACCGAGTTCCCGGAGCGCGTTGGCCAGCCGGGCGGTGCGTTCGCCGAGCTCCTCGTATGACTCCCGGTGCACGCCGTCCGCCGTCTTCGTGGCGATGGTGGATCGCGGGTAATAGGTGACGGCACGCTCCAGAAGGCGCGTGAGGATGAGCGGGTCGCGTTGCATCAGGCCGCGCACCGGGCGATTCTACGGCCGGACCGTCGCGGCGCGCACCGGGGTCGATCCAATGCCTGCGCAATGAAATCCGCCCGTCGGGCGTTCCATTTGTGACTGTTTGTGGTCAATTGATAGTGCCAATTGGGACTGGTCGCGGCGATGGATCGGCCCTACGATACGCCTTGTGAATGAGGAAAGCCTTCGCCGGGCCAATGCATTCCTGGGGGCGGTGGCCCAACAGATCCAGGCGGGGCAGACCCTGACTGCAACGCCAGCCGAAATCGGCAAGGAGATTGGGCTCCCCGATCCATTGGCGGCCGCGCGGGCCGTCCGGGCGCTGCTGGCTCGAAAGCGGCTGGAGGTCGTGGACGGCCAGTACCGGTTGCTCGACCCCCGGCCGGTGGAGCCGGGCGAGCCGGAGGCGATCCCCCGGCCGCCCCGCAAGAAGCAGGCCCCCCGGGGCCGGCGGGCCCGGCCGGCCGAACCCGGACGCCCCACCTACAGCGAGGTCGGGCGGGTGGCCATCGAGCGGCTCATCGAGATGTCCCGGGACGTGGGAACCCTCCGGGGCAACCTCCGCACGCTGCGCGAAGAGGCCCGCACCTCCCGGGAGACCAAGGAGGAGGCGGAGCGCCGCTCCCAGGTCCTGGCGAGCCGGGTCCGGGACCTCGAGGCCAAGGTCGAGATGGCCGAGACGAACCTGCGGACCATCCTGGCGGCGGCGCGCGGGACGGCAAAGGCCGACACCGTGGGCGACGCCGAGATGGACGCGATCCTGGCGGTGCTGAAGGGAAGCGGCGACAGCTCCTCCGGCTGACCGACGTACCTTCCCGCATGGCCGTCCACGGCTCCAGCCCCCCGCATGGGCACGGCCCGTGCTACCCTCGGATTCGAGCGGTCCTTCGAACGCGAGTTCTCATCCGCAGGGCTCCTCTTGAAGTGTGGTCTGCGATGCCGCTCGACCGTTGGGAGTTGATGGAACGATGATGCAGGAAGAGGCGCGATCGGTCTGGGAAGGCAGGATCGCCGACACCGCGTTGCGGGTCGAGGTCCAGCCCTCCGGCCGGATCGTCGCGCTGTGGCGGGCCAAGGGCGGTGGCGACCGCCGCGTGGTGGTCAACACCATCGAGGAGCTCGAGCGCTCCGTCCTGTTCCAGCTCATGCTGACGGCTCCCCGCGACCAGGCCGGCATCCCCGCGCAGATCGCCCAGGCCGTCGACGAGGCCCGGGTCGGGCTGCCCGACCCCAGCTCGATCCCCCGCGCGCCGCGCAAGAAGCGCCCCTCCCGGCGCCCGGGCAGCCACCGCCCCCGCCGCAGGCGCTAGATTTCCTTCCGCCATGCGGCGGGCCCCGTCGAAGCCGGACCTGATCCTTCGCGGCCTCGTTCTCACCATCGATCCGTCCTCGCCGGCAGCGGAGGCCGTGGCGGTGAGCCGGGGCCGCATCTCCGCGGTCGGCTCGTGGGACGAGATCCAGCCGCTCGGTGGGCCCAGGAGCGAGGTCATCGACGTGGGTCGCCGGACCGTCCTTCCCGGGTTCCAGGACGCGCACGTCCATCCGCCACAGGCAGGCCTGGACCGGATGCGCTGTGACCTCAACGACCTCGGAACCCGGGAGGACTACCTGGAGGCCATCCGGGCTCACGCGGCGGCTCATCCCGACGAGCCGTGGCTGCTGGGCGGAGGGTGGGCCATGGACGGGTTCCCTGGCGGGACCCCGGATCGTGGGCTCCTGGACGCCGCCGTGCCCGACCGTCCGGCCTTCCTGGTGAACCGGGACGGGCACGGCGCTTGGGTCAATACCCCAGCACTGGAGCTCGCCGGCATCGACGCCCGTACCCCCGACCCGCCCGACGGGCGCATCGAAAGGGACGTGGCGGGCGAGCCGTCGGGGATGCTCCACGAGGGCGCCATGGACCTGGTCGAGCGGCTCCTCCCACCCGTGGGCCAGGAAGAGTGGCAGCAAGCCATCCTGCTCGCCCAGCGGCACCTGCACGGGCTCGGCATCACCGCGTGGCAGGACGCCTGGGTGCTTCCCGAAACGCTCGCCGCCTACGCGGCCCTGGCCGAGCGGGGCGAGCTGACCGCACGGGTGGTGGCGGCCCTGTGGTGGGACCGTGGCCGCGGCGAGGAACAGGTCGACGACCTCTTGGAGCTTCGGGCGTCCGGGTCGGTGGGCCGCCTGCGGGCTCCGGCGGTGAAGGTGATGCAGGACGGGATCGTGGAGAACTTCACGGCGGGGATGATCGAGCCCTACCTGGACGGCCACGGTCTCCCCGATGACGGCCGGGGGCAAGGGCTTTCGTTCGTCGACCCCGCTGCGTTCGGCCCGTCCGTGACCCGCCTGGACCGGGAGGGATTCCAGGTCCACGTCCATGCCATCGGGGATCGCGCGGTCCGCGAGGCGCTGGATGCCTTCGAGGCCGCCCGGGCGGCGAACGGCCCGAGCCCGAACCGCCACCACATCGCCCACCTCCAGGTCGTGCACCCCGACGACGTACCGAGGTTCGCCGCGCTCGGCGTGGCCGCGAACCTCCAGGCCTACTGGGCCTGCCTGGACGACCAGATGCGGGACCTGAACGTCCCGTTCCTGGGACCCCAGCGCACCGGCCAGCAGTACCCGTTCGCCAGCCTGGCCCGGTCGGGAGCCCGGCTGGCCCTGGGGAGCGACTGGTCGGTGACGACAGCCGACCCGCTCCGCCAGATCCAGGTCGCGCTGACACGCGTTCCCTTCGACCAGCCGGAACGGGAACCGTTCCTGCCCGCGGAGCGCCTCGACCTCCCGACGGCGCTCCGGGCGTTCACCATGGGCTCGGCGTGGGTGAACCACCTCGACCGGGAGACCGGCTCGATCGAGCCCGGGAAGCTGGCGGACCTGGTGGTCCTGGACCGCGACCTCACGGCGCTTTCGCCCGCATCTGTGGGTGAGGCCCAGGTGGTCCTGACCATGGTGGAAGGGGAGGTCGTGCGCCGAGCGCCGTCGCTGTCGGGCTGGTAGCTCAGACCAGGACGCAGGCCGCCCGGTGGTCGGGCCCGGCGCCACTCGCAGGGTGGAGGTCGGGGTCGATGGTCCGGCAGCGATCCTCGGCCACCGGACACCGTGGATGGAAGCGGCATCCCGAGGGAAGATCGACCGGATCGGGGGTCTCACCCCGCAGGATCTCGGGTGTCCCCCGCTGCCGCGGGTCACGCTTCGGGACCACGGAAAGCAGGGCCTTCGTATAGGGATGCCTCGGGTTGCGCACCACGTCCCGGGCCGGACCCTCCTCGACGATCCGTCCCAGGTACATCACGGCGATGCGGTCGGCGAAGTGGGCCGCCGTGGACAGGTCGTGCGTGATCATCAGGATCCCCATGCCGCCCTCCCGGCGAAGGCCGTCCAGCAGCGCCAGGACCCCCGCCCGGACCGAGACGTCCAGCATCGACACCGGCTCGTCCGCCACCAGCAGGTCTGGTTCGAGAACCAGGCTGGCGGCGATGGCGACTCGCTGGCGCTGTCCGCCGGACAGCTCGTGGGGGTATCGATCGACGTACAGCTCGGGCGGGGTCAGCTCGGCGCGGGCCAGCGCCTTGAGCATCCGAGCCCGGCGCTCCCGGCGCGAGCCACCTATCCGGTGGATCACCATGGGCTCCTCCACCGTCTGGCGGACCCGGAACCGCGGATCGAGGGATTCGTAGGGATCCTGGTAGATGAGCTGCATCCTCCTGCGGAGCGACCGGAGCGACCCGTGCGCGAGGGCGGTGATGTCGCGGCCCTCGAACCGGATGACGCCGGACGTGGGGTCCACCAGCCGGAGCACGGTCTGGGCGGTGGTGGTCTTGCCGCACCCCGACTCCCCGACCAGGGCCAGCATCTCGCCACGCTTCAGGGTGAACGACACGCCGTCCACCGCGTGCACCGCACGGCGGGGCCGCCGAGCCATGGCGGCCACCAGGCCGCGCCGGATCGGGTAACGGGTCACCAGCTCCTCGACCTCGAGCAGCGGCCGGCCATCGTTCGACGCGTTCGGGCCGTTCGAGCCGTTCGGGATCACGCGGGGCTCCGGGCCCCGACGTGGTTCAGGTGGCACGCCGCGACGTGGCCGTCGCCGACCCCTTCCAGGATGGGCCGGATCGAGACGCAGGGATCGAAGGCCCGGTCGCACCGGGGCCGGAAGGGGCAGCCCTCCAGCGGACGGTCCAACCGAGGCGGCGCGCCGGGGATCGACGCCACCCGTTCGTCTCCGAACAGGTCCGGCGTGGCGGCGAACAGCAGGCGGGTGTACGGGTGGCGGGGATCGTGGAACAGGACGTCGATCGACCCCTGCTCGATGATCTCCCCCGCGTACATCACCGCCGCGCGCTCGCACACCTGCGCAACGACGGGGAGGTCGTGGGTGACCAGGACCAGGGCCAGCCCCAGCTCCTCGGTCAGCCGTACCAGGAGCTCCAGGATCTGCGCCTGGACCATCACGTCCAGGGCGGTGGTCGGCTCGTCGGCCAGCAGGACCTTCGGGCTGCAGGCCAGGGCCATGGCGATGGCGGCGCGCTGGCGCATCCCTCCGGAGAACTCGTGCGGGTACCGCGCTCCGGCGGCGGCCGGGATCCCGACCAGCTCCAGCAGCTCACCCGCCGCCGACCGGGCGGCGGCGCCGGACGCGATGCCGTGGAGCTCCATCGGCTCCACGATCTGCGAGACCACCGTCTTCACCGGGTTGAGCGCGTTCATGGCTCCCTGGAACACCATCGCCATGTCGCGCCACCGGTGGGGCCGCATGGCATCCTCTCCCCCCGGCAGGATGTCCTGCCCCCGAACCCGGACCTCCCCCGAGACGGCGGCCGACGGTGGGAGGAGGCCCATCGCCGCGAGGATGGTGGTGGTCTTGCCGCACCCGGATTCGCCCACGAGGCCGAACCGTTCCCCGGGCTCGAGCCCGAAGCTCACCCCCTGCACCGCGTGCAGCGTCGTCCCGCCCTCGAGGTCGAACCACACGTGAAGGTCACGGATCTCCAGCACCGCGGTCACGACGGCCCGCCTCTGCGCACCGGGGAGGGAAGCAGCCGGAACCGCCGCACGGACAGATGCGCGACGCGGAGGCGCGGGTTCATCGCATCCTCCATGGCCTGGCCGATCAGGCTGCACGCCAGGATCAGCAGGGACACCAGCACCCCCGGCGGGACGATCGCCCACCACGCCCCGTTGCTGATGGCGGCGTTGCGGAACGCGTTCTCGATGACCCTGCCCAGCGAGATCTTGCTGGGGTCGCCGAGCCCGAGGAACGACAACGCCGTCTCGTCGAACACCGCCACTGCCACGGTCAGGACCGTGTTCGCGATGAGCAGCGGCGCGACCTGGGGGACCACGTGGCGGAAGACGATCCTGGCGTTGCCGGCCCCCAGCGACCGGGCCCGCTTCACGTACACGCGCTCCCGGACGCTCTTCACCTGCGAGCGGATGATGCGCGCGGTGCTGGCCCACAGCAGGATCCCGATCACGATGACGATGTGGAACAGACTGGCCCCCCAGATCACCGCGATCACGATCATGAGCGGCACGTCGGGGATGGCCAGGAAGTAGTCGGTGATCCGCATGAGCACGAGCTCGGTCACGCCGCCGAAGTAGCCGGACGCCACTCCCACCGCTCCCCCCAGCAGCATCGACACGAGCGTGGCGGCGAATCCCACCACCAGCGAGATCCGGGCACCCCACAGCAGCAGCGTCACCATGTCGATGCCGCCGTCGTCCAGTCCGAGCCAGTGACTCGCCGAGGGGCGGCCGAACGAGGGTCCGACCTGCTGGTGGAGGCCGTACGGCGCGATGACCGGCGCCAGCACCGCCGCGGCGATGATGAGGAACAGGACCGCGGCCCCCACCGCGGCCGAGGGCCGCTCCCGGAGCACCCGCCGGAGGAACCGCTTCCGAGGGACCGAATCCACGGAGACCCCGGGTTCCTGCTGGAGAGCCACGCTCACTCCTGCCCCCTCATTCGCTGATCCTGGGGTCGAGGCGGAAG containing:
- a CDS encoding ABC transporter permease; protein product: MSVALQQEPGVSVDSVPRKRFLRRVLRERPSAAVGAAVLFLIIAAAVLAPVIAPYGLHQQVGPSFGRPSASHWLGLDDGGIDMVTLLLWGARISLVVGFAATLVSMLLGGAVGVASGYFGGVTELVLMRITDYFLAIPDVPLMIVIAVIWGASLFHIVIVIGILLWASTARIIRSQVKSVRERVYVKRARSLGAGNARIVFRHVVPQVAPLLIANTVLTVAVAVFDETALSFLGLGDPSKISLGRVIENAFRNAAISNGAWWAIVPPGVLVSLLILACSLIGQAMEDAMNPRLRVAHLSVRRFRLLPSPVRRGGPS
- a CDS encoding ABC transporter ATP-binding protein, whose translation is MTAVLEIRDLHVWFDLEGGTTLHAVQGVSFGLEPGERFGLVGESGCGKTTTILAAMGLLPPSAAVSGEVRVRGQDILPGGEDAMRPHRWRDMAMVFQGAMNALNPVKTVVSQIVEPMELHGIASGAAARSAAGELLELVGIPAAAGARYPHEFSGGMRQRAAIAMALACSPKVLLADEPTTALDVMVQAQILELLVRLTEELGLALVLVTHDLPVVAQVCERAAVMYAGEIIEQGSIDVLFHDPRHPYTRLLFAATPDLFGDERVASIPGAPPRLDRPLEGCPFRPRCDRAFDPCVSIRPILEGVGDGHVAACHLNHVGARSPA